Proteins encoded by one window of Lathyrus oleraceus cultivar Zhongwan6 chromosome 1, CAAS_Psat_ZW6_1.0, whole genome shotgun sequence:
- the LOC127091800 gene encoding uncharacterized protein LOC127091800: MGLGGVSMHTEQVVAYPSRQLKSHEKNYPTRGLELVVVVFELKIWIHHLFGSRFEDYDFGLNYHSDKANVVVGAQSQKLLHMSTLMARESDLIEEFRDLSLVYEVTLQSVKLDHLALINQTRGCDFSIDDSGVIKFRDVPEL; this comes from the exons atgggtttgggaggtgtgTCAATGCATACTGAACAAGTTGTGGCTTATCCATCGAGACAACTTAAATCtcatgagaagaattatcctACACGTGGCTTAGAGTTGGTTGTCGTTGTGTTCGAACTTAAAATTTGGATACATCATCTATTTGGCTCTAGATTTGAA gattatgattttggtttgaattaccattcCGATAAAGCCAATGTAGTGGTTGGCGCACAAAGTCAGAAGTTGTTGCATATGTCGACATTGATGGCTAGAGAGTCAGATCTAATCGAAgaatttagagatttgagtttggtttatgAAGTCACGCTGCAGAGTGTGAAGCTAG ATCATTTGGCTTTAATCAATCAAACTCGAGGTTGTGATTTCAGTATTGATGATAGCGGTGTTATAAAATTCCGTGATGTTCCTGAACTCTAG